A single region of the Serinus canaria isolate serCan28SL12 chromosome 1, serCan2020, whole genome shotgun sequence genome encodes:
- the IFFO1 gene encoding non-homologous end joining factor IFFO1 isoform X2, which yields MNPLFGPNLFLLPQEQQGLAGPELPPPPAAEPLGGEPPAGPFSAPPAAMALRNDLGSNISVLKTLNLRFRCFLAKVHELERRNRQLEKQLQQALEEGAGGRGRGPPRRDQAVQTGFVGPIRTLGLGLGPGLGLGLGSARALGSPGSRPGGPGQPSAYSAGSRFMPGTIWSFSQARRLGPGPETTLVQGPGVSWVHPDGVGVQIDTITPEIRALYNVLAKVKRERDEYKRRWEEEYTVRVQLQDRVTELQEEAQEAEACQEELAMKVEQLKAELVVFKGLMSNNITELDTKIQEKAMKVDMDICRRIDITAKLCDVAQQRNCEDMIKMFQSLHLSPVKVPASVGRKRERERRQVSDEDTSLSESDASRKPDEEEEDETTAMSINEEMQRMLNQLREYDFEDDCDSLTWEETEETLLLWEDFSGYAIAAAEVQGEQDDSLEKVIKDTESLFKSREKEYQETIDQIELELATAKNDMNRHLHEYMEMCSMKRGLDVQMETCRRLITQSGDRKSPAFTPTSNSESAPNEESEESLSERDPPSDASIR from the exons ATGAACCCGCTCTTCGGCCCCAACCTCTTCCTCCTGCcgcaggagcagcaggggctggcgGGCCCCgagctgccgccgccgcccgccgccgaGCCCCTGGGCGGGGAGCCGCCCGCCGGCCCCTTCTCCGCACCGCCCGCCGCCATGGCCCTCCGCAACGACCTGGGCTCCAACATCAGCGTCCTCAAGACGCTGAACCTGCGGTTCCGCTGCTTCCTGGCCAAGGTCCATGAGCTGGAGCGGCGCAACCggcagctggagaagcagctgcagcaggcgCTGGAGGAGGGGGCGGGCGGCCGCGGCCGCGGACCCCCGCGCCGGGACCAGGCGGTGCAGACCGGCTTCGTGGGTCCCATCCGCACCCtagggctgggactggggccggggctggggctggggctgggctcgGCCCGGGCGCTGGGGTCCCCCGGCTCCCGCCCCGGTGGTCCCGGCCAGCCCTCCGCCTACTCCGCCGGCTCCCGCTTCATGCCCGGCACCATCTGGTCCTTCTCGCAAGCGCGGAGGCTCGGCCCGGGGCCCGAGACCACCCTGGTGCAGGGACCCGGCGTCTCCTGGGTCCACCCCGACGGGGTGGGTGTGCAGATCGACACCATCACCCCCGAGATCCGAGCCCTCTACAACGTGCTGGCCAAGGTGAAGAGGGAGCGCGACGAGTACAAGCGCAG ATGGGAAGAGGAGTACACGGTGCGTGTCCAGCTTCAGGACCGAGTgactgagctgcaggag GAAGCCCAGGAGGCTGAAGCttgccaggaggagctggccaTGAAGGTGGAGCAGCTCAAGGCAGAGCTTGTTGTCTTCAAGGGACTGATGAGCAAT AACATCACGGAGCTGGACACCAAGATCCAGGAGAAGGCCATGAAGGTGGACATGGACATCTGCCGTCGCATCGACATCACTGCCAAGCTGTGTGATGTGGCACAGCAGCGGAACTGCGAGGACATGATCAAGATGTTTCAG TCTCTGCACTTGTCTCCCGTTAAGGTCCCAGCCTCGGTGGGGCGGAAGCGGGAGCGGGAGCGCAGGCAGGTCAGCGACGAGGACACCTCGCTGTCAGAGAGCGATGCCTCCCGGAAGCCcgacgaggaggaggaggacgagaCCACGGCCATGAGTATCAATGAGGAAATGCAGAGGATGCTGAACCAGCT GAGGGAATATGACTTTGAGGATGACTGTGACAGCCTCACGTGGGAGGAGACAGAAGAAACGCTGCTCCTCTGGGAGGACTTCTCTGGATACGCCATTGCAGCCGCAGAGGTGCAGGGGGAG caggatgaCAGCCTGGAGAAGGTGATCAAGGACACGGAGTCGCTGTTCAAGAGCCGCGAGAAGGAGTACCAGGAAACCATCGACCAAATAGag CTGGAACTGGCCACAGCCAAAAATGACATGAACCGGCACCTCCACGAGTACATGGAGATGTGCAGCATGAAGCGAGGCTTGGATGTGCAGATGGAGACTTGCCGGCGGCTCATCACCCAGTCTGGGGACAG AAAGTCTCCTGCCTTCACCCCGACCTCCAACAGCGAGTCAGCCCCGAATGAGGAGAGCGAGGAATCTCTCAGCGAGCGTGATCCCCCCAGCGATGCTTCCATCAGATAA
- the IFFO1 gene encoding non-homologous end joining factor IFFO1 isoform X4: MNPLFGPNLFLLPQEQQGLAGPELPPPPAAEPLGGEPPAGPFSAPPAAMALRNDLGSNISVLKTLNLRFRCFLAKVHELERRNRQLEKQLQQALEEGAGGRGRGPPRRDQAVQTGFVGPIRTLGLGLGPGLGLGLGSARALGSPGSRPGGPGQPSAYSAGSRFMPGTIWSFSQARRLGPGPETTLVQGPGVSWVHPDGVGVQIDTITPEIRALYNVLAKVKRERDEYKRRWEEEYTVRVQLQDRVTELQEEAQEAEACQEELAMKVEQLKAELVVFKGLMSNNITELDTKIQEKAMKVDMDICRRIDITAKLCDVAQQRNCEDMIKMFQSLHLSPVKVPASVGRKRERERRQVSDEDTSLSESDASRKPDEEEEDETTAMSINEEMQRMLNQLREYDFEDDCDSLTWEETEETLLLWEDFSGYAIAAAEQDDSLEKVIKDTESLFKSREKEYQETIDQIELELATAKNDMNRHLHEYMEMCSMKRGLDVQMETCRRLITQSGDRKSPAFTPTSNSESAPNEESEESLSERDPPSDASIR, from the exons ATGAACCCGCTCTTCGGCCCCAACCTCTTCCTCCTGCcgcaggagcagcaggggctggcgGGCCCCgagctgccgccgccgcccgccgccgaGCCCCTGGGCGGGGAGCCGCCCGCCGGCCCCTTCTCCGCACCGCCCGCCGCCATGGCCCTCCGCAACGACCTGGGCTCCAACATCAGCGTCCTCAAGACGCTGAACCTGCGGTTCCGCTGCTTCCTGGCCAAGGTCCATGAGCTGGAGCGGCGCAACCggcagctggagaagcagctgcagcaggcgCTGGAGGAGGGGGCGGGCGGCCGCGGCCGCGGACCCCCGCGCCGGGACCAGGCGGTGCAGACCGGCTTCGTGGGTCCCATCCGCACCCtagggctgggactggggccggggctggggctggggctgggctcgGCCCGGGCGCTGGGGTCCCCCGGCTCCCGCCCCGGTGGTCCCGGCCAGCCCTCCGCCTACTCCGCCGGCTCCCGCTTCATGCCCGGCACCATCTGGTCCTTCTCGCAAGCGCGGAGGCTCGGCCCGGGGCCCGAGACCACCCTGGTGCAGGGACCCGGCGTCTCCTGGGTCCACCCCGACGGGGTGGGTGTGCAGATCGACACCATCACCCCCGAGATCCGAGCCCTCTACAACGTGCTGGCCAAGGTGAAGAGGGAGCGCGACGAGTACAAGCGCAG ATGGGAAGAGGAGTACACGGTGCGTGTCCAGCTTCAGGACCGAGTgactgagctgcaggag GAAGCCCAGGAGGCTGAAGCttgccaggaggagctggccaTGAAGGTGGAGCAGCTCAAGGCAGAGCTTGTTGTCTTCAAGGGACTGATGAGCAAT AACATCACGGAGCTGGACACCAAGATCCAGGAGAAGGCCATGAAGGTGGACATGGACATCTGCCGTCGCATCGACATCACTGCCAAGCTGTGTGATGTGGCACAGCAGCGGAACTGCGAGGACATGATCAAGATGTTTCAG TCTCTGCACTTGTCTCCCGTTAAGGTCCCAGCCTCGGTGGGGCGGAAGCGGGAGCGGGAGCGCAGGCAGGTCAGCGACGAGGACACCTCGCTGTCAGAGAGCGATGCCTCCCGGAAGCCcgacgaggaggaggaggacgagaCCACGGCCATGAGTATCAATGAGGAAATGCAGAGGATGCTGAACCAGCT GAGGGAATATGACTTTGAGGATGACTGTGACAGCCTCACGTGGGAGGAGACAGAAGAAACGCTGCTCCTCTGGGAGGACTTCTCTGGATACGCCATTGCAGCCGCAGAG caggatgaCAGCCTGGAGAAGGTGATCAAGGACACGGAGTCGCTGTTCAAGAGCCGCGAGAAGGAGTACCAGGAAACCATCGACCAAATAGag CTGGAACTGGCCACAGCCAAAAATGACATGAACCGGCACCTCCACGAGTACATGGAGATGTGCAGCATGAAGCGAGGCTTGGATGTGCAGATGGAGACTTGCCGGCGGCTCATCACCCAGTCTGGGGACAG AAAGTCTCCTGCCTTCACCCCGACCTCCAACAGCGAGTCAGCCCCGAATGAGGAGAGCGAGGAATCTCTCAGCGAGCGTGATCCCCCCAGCGATGCTTCCATCAGATAA
- the IFFO1 gene encoding non-homologous end joining factor IFFO1 isoform X1, translating into MNPLFGPNLFLLPQEQQGLAGPELPPPPAAEPLGGEPPAGPFSAPPAAMALRNDLGSNISVLKTLNLRFRCFLAKVHELERRNRQLEKQLQQALEEGAGGRGRGPPRRDQAVQTGFVGPIRTLGLGLGPGLGLGLGSARALGSPGSRPGGPGQPSAYSAGSRFMPGTIWSFSQARRLGPGPETTLVQGPGVSWVHPDGVGVQIDTITPEIRALYNVLAKVKRERDEYKRRWEEEYTVRVQLQDRVTELQEEAQEAEACQEELAMKVEQLKAELVVFKGLMSNNITELDTKIQEKAMKVDMDICRRIDITAKLCDVAQQRNCEDMIKMFQSLHLSPVKVPASVGRKRERERRQVSDEDTSLSESDASRKPDEEEEDETTAMSINEEMQRMLNQLREYDFEDDCDSLTWEETEETLLLWEDFSGYAIAAAEVQGEQQDDSLEKVIKDTESLFKSREKEYQETIDQIELELATAKNDMNRHLHEYMEMCSMKRGLDVQMETCRRLITQSGDRKSPAFTPTSNSESAPNEESEESLSERDPPSDASIR; encoded by the exons ATGAACCCGCTCTTCGGCCCCAACCTCTTCCTCCTGCcgcaggagcagcaggggctggcgGGCCCCgagctgccgccgccgcccgccgccgaGCCCCTGGGCGGGGAGCCGCCCGCCGGCCCCTTCTCCGCACCGCCCGCCGCCATGGCCCTCCGCAACGACCTGGGCTCCAACATCAGCGTCCTCAAGACGCTGAACCTGCGGTTCCGCTGCTTCCTGGCCAAGGTCCATGAGCTGGAGCGGCGCAACCggcagctggagaagcagctgcagcaggcgCTGGAGGAGGGGGCGGGCGGCCGCGGCCGCGGACCCCCGCGCCGGGACCAGGCGGTGCAGACCGGCTTCGTGGGTCCCATCCGCACCCtagggctgggactggggccggggctggggctggggctgggctcgGCCCGGGCGCTGGGGTCCCCCGGCTCCCGCCCCGGTGGTCCCGGCCAGCCCTCCGCCTACTCCGCCGGCTCCCGCTTCATGCCCGGCACCATCTGGTCCTTCTCGCAAGCGCGGAGGCTCGGCCCGGGGCCCGAGACCACCCTGGTGCAGGGACCCGGCGTCTCCTGGGTCCACCCCGACGGGGTGGGTGTGCAGATCGACACCATCACCCCCGAGATCCGAGCCCTCTACAACGTGCTGGCCAAGGTGAAGAGGGAGCGCGACGAGTACAAGCGCAG ATGGGAAGAGGAGTACACGGTGCGTGTCCAGCTTCAGGACCGAGTgactgagctgcaggag GAAGCCCAGGAGGCTGAAGCttgccaggaggagctggccaTGAAGGTGGAGCAGCTCAAGGCAGAGCTTGTTGTCTTCAAGGGACTGATGAGCAAT AACATCACGGAGCTGGACACCAAGATCCAGGAGAAGGCCATGAAGGTGGACATGGACATCTGCCGTCGCATCGACATCACTGCCAAGCTGTGTGATGTGGCACAGCAGCGGAACTGCGAGGACATGATCAAGATGTTTCAG TCTCTGCACTTGTCTCCCGTTAAGGTCCCAGCCTCGGTGGGGCGGAAGCGGGAGCGGGAGCGCAGGCAGGTCAGCGACGAGGACACCTCGCTGTCAGAGAGCGATGCCTCCCGGAAGCCcgacgaggaggaggaggacgagaCCACGGCCATGAGTATCAATGAGGAAATGCAGAGGATGCTGAACCAGCT GAGGGAATATGACTTTGAGGATGACTGTGACAGCCTCACGTGGGAGGAGACAGAAGAAACGCTGCTCCTCTGGGAGGACTTCTCTGGATACGCCATTGCAGCCGCAGAGGTGCAGGGGGAG cagcaggatgaCAGCCTGGAGAAGGTGATCAAGGACACGGAGTCGCTGTTCAAGAGCCGCGAGAAGGAGTACCAGGAAACCATCGACCAAATAGag CTGGAACTGGCCACAGCCAAAAATGACATGAACCGGCACCTCCACGAGTACATGGAGATGTGCAGCATGAAGCGAGGCTTGGATGTGCAGATGGAGACTTGCCGGCGGCTCATCACCCAGTCTGGGGACAG AAAGTCTCCTGCCTTCACCCCGACCTCCAACAGCGAGTCAGCCCCGAATGAGGAGAGCGAGGAATCTCTCAGCGAGCGTGATCCCCCCAGCGATGCTTCCATCAGATAA
- the IFFO1 gene encoding non-homologous end joining factor IFFO1 isoform X5, translated as MNPLFGPNLFLLPQEQQGLAGPELPPPPAAEPLGGEPPAGPFSAPPAAMALRNDLGSNISVLKTLNLRFRCFLAKVHELERRNRQLEKQLQQALEEGAGGRGRGPPRRDQAVQTGFVGPIRTLGLGLGPGLGLGLGSARALGSPGSRPGGPGQPSAYSAGSRFMPGTIWSFSQARRLGPGPETTLVQGPGVSWVHPDGVGVQIDTITPEIRALYNVLAKVKRERDEYKRRWEEEYTVRVQLQDRVTELQEEAQEAEACQEELAMKVEQLKAELVVFKGLMSNNITELDTKIQEKAMKVDMDICRRIDITAKLCDVAQQRNCEDMIKMFQVPASVGRKRERERRQVSDEDTSLSESDASRKPDEEEEDETTAMSINEEMQRMLNQLREYDFEDDCDSLTWEETEETLLLWEDFSGYAIAAAEVQGEQQDDSLEKVIKDTESLFKSREKEYQETIDQIELELATAKNDMNRHLHEYMEMCSMKRGLDVQMETCRRLITQSGDRKSPAFTPTSNSESAPNEESEESLSERDPPSDASIR; from the exons ATGAACCCGCTCTTCGGCCCCAACCTCTTCCTCCTGCcgcaggagcagcaggggctggcgGGCCCCgagctgccgccgccgcccgccgccgaGCCCCTGGGCGGGGAGCCGCCCGCCGGCCCCTTCTCCGCACCGCCCGCCGCCATGGCCCTCCGCAACGACCTGGGCTCCAACATCAGCGTCCTCAAGACGCTGAACCTGCGGTTCCGCTGCTTCCTGGCCAAGGTCCATGAGCTGGAGCGGCGCAACCggcagctggagaagcagctgcagcaggcgCTGGAGGAGGGGGCGGGCGGCCGCGGCCGCGGACCCCCGCGCCGGGACCAGGCGGTGCAGACCGGCTTCGTGGGTCCCATCCGCACCCtagggctgggactggggccggggctggggctggggctgggctcgGCCCGGGCGCTGGGGTCCCCCGGCTCCCGCCCCGGTGGTCCCGGCCAGCCCTCCGCCTACTCCGCCGGCTCCCGCTTCATGCCCGGCACCATCTGGTCCTTCTCGCAAGCGCGGAGGCTCGGCCCGGGGCCCGAGACCACCCTGGTGCAGGGACCCGGCGTCTCCTGGGTCCACCCCGACGGGGTGGGTGTGCAGATCGACACCATCACCCCCGAGATCCGAGCCCTCTACAACGTGCTGGCCAAGGTGAAGAGGGAGCGCGACGAGTACAAGCGCAG ATGGGAAGAGGAGTACACGGTGCGTGTCCAGCTTCAGGACCGAGTgactgagctgcaggag GAAGCCCAGGAGGCTGAAGCttgccaggaggagctggccaTGAAGGTGGAGCAGCTCAAGGCAGAGCTTGTTGTCTTCAAGGGACTGATGAGCAAT AACATCACGGAGCTGGACACCAAGATCCAGGAGAAGGCCATGAAGGTGGACATGGACATCTGCCGTCGCATCGACATCACTGCCAAGCTGTGTGATGTGGCACAGCAGCGGAACTGCGAGGACATGATCAAGATGTTTCAG GTCCCAGCCTCGGTGGGGCGGAAGCGGGAGCGGGAGCGCAGGCAGGTCAGCGACGAGGACACCTCGCTGTCAGAGAGCGATGCCTCCCGGAAGCCcgacgaggaggaggaggacgagaCCACGGCCATGAGTATCAATGAGGAAATGCAGAGGATGCTGAACCAGCT GAGGGAATATGACTTTGAGGATGACTGTGACAGCCTCACGTGGGAGGAGACAGAAGAAACGCTGCTCCTCTGGGAGGACTTCTCTGGATACGCCATTGCAGCCGCAGAGGTGCAGGGGGAG cagcaggatgaCAGCCTGGAGAAGGTGATCAAGGACACGGAGTCGCTGTTCAAGAGCCGCGAGAAGGAGTACCAGGAAACCATCGACCAAATAGag CTGGAACTGGCCACAGCCAAAAATGACATGAACCGGCACCTCCACGAGTACATGGAGATGTGCAGCATGAAGCGAGGCTTGGATGTGCAGATGGAGACTTGCCGGCGGCTCATCACCCAGTCTGGGGACAG AAAGTCTCCTGCCTTCACCCCGACCTCCAACAGCGAGTCAGCCCCGAATGAGGAGAGCGAGGAATCTCTCAGCGAGCGTGATCCCCCCAGCGATGCTTCCATCAGATAA
- the IFFO1 gene encoding non-homologous end joining factor IFFO1 isoform X6, with amino-acid sequence MNPLFGPNLFLLPQEQQGLAGPELPPPPAAEPLGGEPPAGPFSAPPAAMALRNDLGSNISVLKTLNLRFRCFLAKVHELERRNRQLEKQLQQALEEGAGGRGRGPPRRDQAVQTGFVGPIRTLGLGLGPGLGLGLGSARALGSPGSRPGGPGQPSAYSAGSRFMPGTIWSFSQARRLGPGPETTLVQGPGVSWVHPDGVGVQIDTITPEIRALYNVLAKVKRERDEYKRRWEEEYTVRVQLQDRVTELQEEAQEAEACQEELAMKVEQLKAELVVFKGLMSNNITELDTKIQEKAMKVDMDICRRIDITAKLCDVAQQRNCEDMIKMFQVPASVGRKRERERRQVSDEDTSLSESDASRKPDEEEEDETTAMSINEEMQRMLNQLREYDFEDDCDSLTWEETEETLLLWEDFSGYAIAAAEVQGEQDDSLEKVIKDTESLFKSREKEYQETIDQIELELATAKNDMNRHLHEYMEMCSMKRGLDVQMETCRRLITQSGDRKSPAFTPTSNSESAPNEESEESLSERDPPSDASIR; translated from the exons ATGAACCCGCTCTTCGGCCCCAACCTCTTCCTCCTGCcgcaggagcagcaggggctggcgGGCCCCgagctgccgccgccgcccgccgccgaGCCCCTGGGCGGGGAGCCGCCCGCCGGCCCCTTCTCCGCACCGCCCGCCGCCATGGCCCTCCGCAACGACCTGGGCTCCAACATCAGCGTCCTCAAGACGCTGAACCTGCGGTTCCGCTGCTTCCTGGCCAAGGTCCATGAGCTGGAGCGGCGCAACCggcagctggagaagcagctgcagcaggcgCTGGAGGAGGGGGCGGGCGGCCGCGGCCGCGGACCCCCGCGCCGGGACCAGGCGGTGCAGACCGGCTTCGTGGGTCCCATCCGCACCCtagggctgggactggggccggggctggggctggggctgggctcgGCCCGGGCGCTGGGGTCCCCCGGCTCCCGCCCCGGTGGTCCCGGCCAGCCCTCCGCCTACTCCGCCGGCTCCCGCTTCATGCCCGGCACCATCTGGTCCTTCTCGCAAGCGCGGAGGCTCGGCCCGGGGCCCGAGACCACCCTGGTGCAGGGACCCGGCGTCTCCTGGGTCCACCCCGACGGGGTGGGTGTGCAGATCGACACCATCACCCCCGAGATCCGAGCCCTCTACAACGTGCTGGCCAAGGTGAAGAGGGAGCGCGACGAGTACAAGCGCAG ATGGGAAGAGGAGTACACGGTGCGTGTCCAGCTTCAGGACCGAGTgactgagctgcaggag GAAGCCCAGGAGGCTGAAGCttgccaggaggagctggccaTGAAGGTGGAGCAGCTCAAGGCAGAGCTTGTTGTCTTCAAGGGACTGATGAGCAAT AACATCACGGAGCTGGACACCAAGATCCAGGAGAAGGCCATGAAGGTGGACATGGACATCTGCCGTCGCATCGACATCACTGCCAAGCTGTGTGATGTGGCACAGCAGCGGAACTGCGAGGACATGATCAAGATGTTTCAG GTCCCAGCCTCGGTGGGGCGGAAGCGGGAGCGGGAGCGCAGGCAGGTCAGCGACGAGGACACCTCGCTGTCAGAGAGCGATGCCTCCCGGAAGCCcgacgaggaggaggaggacgagaCCACGGCCATGAGTATCAATGAGGAAATGCAGAGGATGCTGAACCAGCT GAGGGAATATGACTTTGAGGATGACTGTGACAGCCTCACGTGGGAGGAGACAGAAGAAACGCTGCTCCTCTGGGAGGACTTCTCTGGATACGCCATTGCAGCCGCAGAGGTGCAGGGGGAG caggatgaCAGCCTGGAGAAGGTGATCAAGGACACGGAGTCGCTGTTCAAGAGCCGCGAGAAGGAGTACCAGGAAACCATCGACCAAATAGag CTGGAACTGGCCACAGCCAAAAATGACATGAACCGGCACCTCCACGAGTACATGGAGATGTGCAGCATGAAGCGAGGCTTGGATGTGCAGATGGAGACTTGCCGGCGGCTCATCACCCAGTCTGGGGACAG AAAGTCTCCTGCCTTCACCCCGACCTCCAACAGCGAGTCAGCCCCGAATGAGGAGAGCGAGGAATCTCTCAGCGAGCGTGATCCCCCCAGCGATGCTTCCATCAGATAA
- the IFFO1 gene encoding non-homologous end joining factor IFFO1 isoform X3 produces MNPLFGPNLFLLPQEQQGLAGPELPPPPAAEPLGGEPPAGPFSAPPAAMALRNDLGSNISVLKTLNLRFRCFLAKVHELERRNRQLEKQLQQALEEGAGGRGRGPPRRDQAVQTGFVGPIRTLGLGLGPGLGLGLGSARALGSPGSRPGGPGQPSAYSAGSRFMPGTIWSFSQARRLGPGPETTLVQGPGVSWVHPDGVGVQIDTITPEIRALYNVLAKVKRERDEYKRRWEEEYTVRVQLQDRVTELQEEAQEAEACQEELAMKVEQLKAELVVFKGLMSNNITELDTKIQEKAMKVDMDICRRIDITAKLCDVAQQRNCEDMIKMFQSLHLSPVKVPASVGRKRERERRQVSDEDTSLSESDASRKPDEEEEDETTAMSINEEMQRMLNQLREYDFEDDCDSLTWEETEETLLLWEDFSGYAIAAAEQQDDSLEKVIKDTESLFKSREKEYQETIDQIELELATAKNDMNRHLHEYMEMCSMKRGLDVQMETCRRLITQSGDRKSPAFTPTSNSESAPNEESEESLSERDPPSDASIR; encoded by the exons ATGAACCCGCTCTTCGGCCCCAACCTCTTCCTCCTGCcgcaggagcagcaggggctggcgGGCCCCgagctgccgccgccgcccgccgccgaGCCCCTGGGCGGGGAGCCGCCCGCCGGCCCCTTCTCCGCACCGCCCGCCGCCATGGCCCTCCGCAACGACCTGGGCTCCAACATCAGCGTCCTCAAGACGCTGAACCTGCGGTTCCGCTGCTTCCTGGCCAAGGTCCATGAGCTGGAGCGGCGCAACCggcagctggagaagcagctgcagcaggcgCTGGAGGAGGGGGCGGGCGGCCGCGGCCGCGGACCCCCGCGCCGGGACCAGGCGGTGCAGACCGGCTTCGTGGGTCCCATCCGCACCCtagggctgggactggggccggggctggggctggggctgggctcgGCCCGGGCGCTGGGGTCCCCCGGCTCCCGCCCCGGTGGTCCCGGCCAGCCCTCCGCCTACTCCGCCGGCTCCCGCTTCATGCCCGGCACCATCTGGTCCTTCTCGCAAGCGCGGAGGCTCGGCCCGGGGCCCGAGACCACCCTGGTGCAGGGACCCGGCGTCTCCTGGGTCCACCCCGACGGGGTGGGTGTGCAGATCGACACCATCACCCCCGAGATCCGAGCCCTCTACAACGTGCTGGCCAAGGTGAAGAGGGAGCGCGACGAGTACAAGCGCAG ATGGGAAGAGGAGTACACGGTGCGTGTCCAGCTTCAGGACCGAGTgactgagctgcaggag GAAGCCCAGGAGGCTGAAGCttgccaggaggagctggccaTGAAGGTGGAGCAGCTCAAGGCAGAGCTTGTTGTCTTCAAGGGACTGATGAGCAAT AACATCACGGAGCTGGACACCAAGATCCAGGAGAAGGCCATGAAGGTGGACATGGACATCTGCCGTCGCATCGACATCACTGCCAAGCTGTGTGATGTGGCACAGCAGCGGAACTGCGAGGACATGATCAAGATGTTTCAG TCTCTGCACTTGTCTCCCGTTAAGGTCCCAGCCTCGGTGGGGCGGAAGCGGGAGCGGGAGCGCAGGCAGGTCAGCGACGAGGACACCTCGCTGTCAGAGAGCGATGCCTCCCGGAAGCCcgacgaggaggaggaggacgagaCCACGGCCATGAGTATCAATGAGGAAATGCAGAGGATGCTGAACCAGCT GAGGGAATATGACTTTGAGGATGACTGTGACAGCCTCACGTGGGAGGAGACAGAAGAAACGCTGCTCCTCTGGGAGGACTTCTCTGGATACGCCATTGCAGCCGCAGAG cagcaggatgaCAGCCTGGAGAAGGTGATCAAGGACACGGAGTCGCTGTTCAAGAGCCGCGAGAAGGAGTACCAGGAAACCATCGACCAAATAGag CTGGAACTGGCCACAGCCAAAAATGACATGAACCGGCACCTCCACGAGTACATGGAGATGTGCAGCATGAAGCGAGGCTTGGATGTGCAGATGGAGACTTGCCGGCGGCTCATCACCCAGTCTGGGGACAG AAAGTCTCCTGCCTTCACCCCGACCTCCAACAGCGAGTCAGCCCCGAATGAGGAGAGCGAGGAATCTCTCAGCGAGCGTGATCCCCCCAGCGATGCTTCCATCAGATAA